A window of Pirellula sp. SH-Sr6A contains these coding sequences:
- a CDS encoding Ig-like domain-containing protein translates to MPRFRGLWMVVCAWTVRTIKCFFIQSKRTHHRELAASRRPKLESFEPRVVMAADTLPGMVWEQNANLASDVDGDGTIAVSDALLVANGLEYLYGTGDSNAYRFESSYYFDVNGDTSFDYSDWTAVVHSVSEALNSSASELSTPQLQDTSRGLYPDYGLGSYPDYGSYPDYGLGDYPDSGTGDSSGSGSGSYPDYGLGDYPDSGTGDSSDSGTGSYPDYGLGEYPDSGTGGSSDSGSDSGSGSYPDYGLGDYPDSGTGGTPDSGSDNYPDYGLGDYPDSGSGSTPDAGSGSYPDYGSGGGSNSSSDTSTGGSTGGSTGGSTGGSTGGGDSAEPPAAPPPPPPPAPVPPTTGLSRDSWCGDADADNDDGVGLKAVNDFLLRPKSEISTIPILANDTVHMSESFDHTTSVQVSGNSGYTFSSINGDPDDTFYWFENIQGSSTFTTREKEAVSTVTITGFEFRDDLGLRSYYPNGGCSAIADGISDGEEIPASTTMRWAWWGGGKIQISNSFGVTTIDNVYFIGGVVIEEDSEVATLGKGTGMFVTHDWSFQLALPNFNGFSQSQSIAGDGLLKFNAAPKLVINDPPDEGTAVVEGGKIRYTPDEDAEGSDSLKYTVITQLGDSVQASLELGTMDLDAFDAASNRLTEAKEDNPGLQLIVNNDDDNANSVEDQFDSGFNDPDLHKLELLAKGGEMTAQQTGYYTLSFDNTRVRVWFKQDKSTPTGGTDSEVKPELTMIPFNGISNPTKLWVESIAEGQTTIAMRWHDSTFQFSGTYDSILVNATDPLDPVLDLDIDSDNNNIVDRTSTEDAIENVTGQGKILTIKANKATPMVLDANGLVHQLVEQGHIAKLTVPAGLTIWANEEMTEKVFDSQQTTAPEDNNRIEIYRWNFIKKWPSVVFVHADLEVETDYKISWSLEASASSSVALDEVIVKARIQNVLLVGIDGTWSRGWLEGPFGKTLLNPERWNSHTRNLVELDVSARHEIYKYGPDDWHGGDSDAIHDTVLAEITTIYNSQSVKPRIAILGFSRGAMISLWVANSLSNRGITVDIVLLMDPVDMASSIPDSAAIVQNRIKKVVVIGPVFNGVNYDHRGFSRMAHESRIYPAVNNLQTQIIPYVYDSSHGGIGGSPGFNDGDEASSYNYPLDRSNSIAVHGIIVNELVGVGIDALMVRPQDFGFPESNPNDKG, encoded by the coding sequence ATGCCCCGTTTTCGTGGTCTGTGGATGGTCGTTTGCGCCTGGACAGTGCGCACCATCAAATGTTTCTTCATCCAGTCAAAGCGAACGCATCACCGAGAGCTTGCGGCTTCTCGGCGTCCTAAGTTGGAATCTTTCGAGCCCCGTGTCGTGATGGCCGCGGATACCTTGCCAGGAATGGTTTGGGAACAGAACGCGAACCTAGCGAGCGACGTCGACGGCGACGGAACGATTGCCGTCTCCGACGCGCTCTTGGTGGCCAACGGATTGGAGTATCTGTATGGAACGGGAGACTCGAATGCTTATCGTTTCGAGTCGTCCTATTACTTTGATGTCAATGGTGACACCTCTTTTGATTACTCGGATTGGACGGCAGTCGTCCACTCGGTATCGGAGGCGTTGAACTCTTCAGCCAGCGAGCTGAGCACGCCCCAACTGCAAGATACGTCGCGTGGTCTCTACCCCGACTATGGCCTTGGTAGTTACCCCGACTATGGTAGCTATCCCGACTATGGTCTCGGTGACTATCCAGACTCTGGTACTGGGGACTCCTCGGGCTCTGGATCAGGAAGCTACCCTGACTACGGACTCGGCGATTACCCCGACTCTGGAACCGGAGATTCCTCGGATTCCGGAACAGGTAGTTACCCCGACTATGGCCTTGGAGAGTATCCAGACTCTGGTACTGGAGGTTCCTCGGACTCGGGATCGGACTCGGGATCGGGGAGTTATCCTGACTACGGTTTAGGCGACTATCCCGACTCCGGAACCGGAGGCACGCCCGACTCCGGATCTGACAACTACCCCGACTATGGTCTCGGTGACTACCCCGATTCCGGCTCTGGGAGCACGCCCGACGCCGGATCGGGTAGTTACCCTGACTATGGCTCGGGGGGAGGCTCCAACTCAAGCAGTGACACCAGCACAGGAGGCAGCACAGGAGGCAGCACAGGTGGAAGTACAGGTGGAAGTACAGGTGGCGGCGACTCTGCCGAACCACCGGCTGCGCCCCCGCCACCTCCACCACCTGCTCCTGTCCCTCCCACGACTGGATTATCTCGTGACTCGTGGTGCGGTGACGCCGATGCGGACAACGACGATGGTGTTGGTCTAAAGGCCGTTAACGACTTTTTGTTGAGACCAAAATCGGAAATCTCGACGATTCCGATTCTGGCCAATGACACGGTTCATATGAGCGAGAGCTTTGATCACACAACGTCCGTTCAAGTCAGCGGGAACAGTGGTTACACGTTCTCATCCATCAATGGCGATCCCGACGACACGTTCTACTGGTTTGAAAATATTCAGGGAAGTTCGACGTTTACCACGCGTGAGAAAGAGGCAGTCTCCACCGTCACCATTACTGGGTTTGAGTTTCGTGATGATTTAGGATTGCGATCGTATTACCCTAACGGTGGTTGCTCCGCGATAGCCGACGGCATCTCGGATGGAGAAGAGATTCCGGCCTCGACAACAATGCGATGGGCTTGGTGGGGAGGTGGTAAAATCCAAATCAGCAATTCGTTTGGTGTCACAACGATCGATAACGTTTACTTCATCGGTGGAGTCGTGATCGAAGAGGATTCTGAGGTTGCTACGCTGGGCAAAGGGACGGGGATGTTCGTCACCCACGATTGGTCTTTCCAGTTAGCTCTTCCCAACTTCAACGGATTTTCTCAATCGCAATCGATCGCGGGTGATGGGCTGCTTAAGTTCAATGCGGCTCCCAAGCTAGTCATTAACGATCCTCCCGACGAGGGAACTGCGGTCGTCGAAGGTGGGAAAATCCGATACACACCGGATGAGGATGCAGAAGGCTCCGATAGTTTGAAATACACTGTCATCACCCAACTCGGTGATTCCGTTCAAGCGAGCCTCGAGCTGGGCACGATGGATCTAGATGCCTTCGATGCGGCGTCGAACCGACTGACGGAAGCGAAAGAGGACAATCCTGGTCTTCAGCTCATTGTCAATAACGACGATGACAACGCGAACTCGGTGGAGGACCAATTCGATTCCGGATTCAATGATCCAGATCTTCACAAGCTCGAACTCCTTGCTAAAGGAGGAGAGATGACAGCACAGCAGACGGGGTACTACACCCTTTCTTTTGACAACACGCGGGTTCGCGTTTGGTTCAAGCAGGATAAGTCCACACCGACTGGAGGTACAGACTCCGAGGTGAAACCGGAGCTTACCATGATCCCATTCAACGGGATTTCCAATCCAACCAAGCTTTGGGTGGAGAGCATCGCGGAAGGCCAGACGACGATCGCGATGAGATGGCACGACTCCACCTTCCAGTTCTCAGGGACTTATGACTCTATCCTGGTCAACGCGACCGACCCACTCGACCCAGTCCTCGATTTGGATATCGATAGCGACAATAACAACATCGTCGATCGCACCTCGACCGAAGACGCCATCGAGAACGTAACCGGTCAGGGCAAGATCTTGACCATCAAAGCAAACAAAGCCACCCCAATGGTTTTGGATGCGAACGGATTAGTCCATCAACTTGTTGAACAAGGCCACATAGCCAAACTTACTGTTCCAGCGGGTCTCACGATATGGGCAAACGAAGAGATGACGGAAAAAGTTTTCGACTCTCAACAAACAACCGCACCCGAGGATAACAATCGAATAGAGATTTACAGGTGGAATTTTATCAAAAAATGGCCTTCTGTCGTCTTTGTACATGCAGATCTAGAAGTTGAAACTGACTATAAGATCTCTTGGAGTCTTGAGGCAAGTGCTTCGTCCTCCGTCGCGCTCGACGAAGTGATAGTTAAGGCCCGAATCCAGAATGTGCTTCTAGTAGGCATTGATGGTACATGGAGCCGAGGATGGCTCGAAGGCCCTTTTGGAAAGACTCTCTTAAACCCGGAACGATGGAATTCTCATACGCGGAACCTCGTTGAATTGGACGTTAGTGCTAGGCACGAAATATACAAGTATGGGCCCGACGACTGGCATGGAGGAGATTCTGACGCAATACATGACACCGTTTTGGCTGAGATCACAACGATTTATAATTCGCAGAGCGTGAAGCCGAGAATTGCCATACTTGGATTCAGTCGTGGTGCAATGATATCACTCTGGGTGGCGAATTCTCTTTCGAATCGTGGAATAACCGTCGACATCGTTCTTCTCATGGATCCTGTCGATATGGCTTCTTCGATACCTGATAGTGCAGCGATAGTACAGAATAGAATTAAAAAGGTCGTGGTTATCGGCCCTGTTTTCAATGGCGTGAATTATGATCACCGCGGATTTAGTCGTATGGCTCATGAATCTCGAATATACCCAGCTGTTAATAATTTGCAGACTCAGATAATTCCATACGTCTACGATTCGTCTCACGGAGGTATTGGCGGAAGTCCCGGTTTTAATGACGGCGATGAAGCTAGTTCCTACAACTATCCGCTTGACCGCAGCAACAGTATCGCTGTGCATGGAATAATTGTTAATGAGCTGGTTGGGGTAGGGATTGACGCCTTAATGGTTAGGCCCCAGGACTTCGGCTTCCCAGAATCAAATCCAAACGATAAGGGTTAG
- a CDS encoding response regulator produces the protein MVPPMSSTKTVFTTGEAAKICKVSQQTIIRCFDNGTLKGFRVPGSRFRRIPRDQLFVFMKDNGIPTDALESGKKKLLIVDDDQDLVDLMYDMFDRDGRFDIRTANNGFDAGMQVKEFRPDMVVLDVMLPDINGKEVCQRVRSDRTMDSVKILCISGMIEHERVAELRASGANDFMQKPFTTDKLLDRVCDMLEIDRPVAVA, from the coding sequence ATGGTTCCCCCTATGTCCAGTACAAAAACGGTTTTCACGACCGGCGAGGCTGCCAAGATCTGCAAGGTTAGCCAACAAACAATCATTCGTTGCTTCGACAACGGCACGCTCAAGGGATTTCGAGTTCCAGGAAGCCGCTTCCGTCGTATCCCCCGCGACCAACTGTTCGTCTTCATGAAGGACAATGGCATCCCCACCGATGCCTTAGAAAGCGGTAAAAAGAAGCTATTGATCGTCGATGACGATCAAGATCTGGTGGACTTGATGTACGACATGTTCGATCGGGATGGCCGTTTCGATATCCGAACGGCCAACAATGGCTTCGATGCGGGCATGCAGGTGAAGGAATTCCGTCCTGACATGGTCGTCCTCGACGTCATGCTTCCCGACATCAATGGCAAAGAAGTTTGTCAGCGAGTGCGAAGCGATCGGACCATGGATTCGGTCAAGATTCTGTGCATCTCCGGTATGATCGAACACGAACGTGTGGCCGAACTGCGAGCCTCGGGCGCGAACGACTTCATGCAAAAGCCGTTCACGACCGACAAGCTCCTGGACCGCGTCTGCGACATGCTCGAAATTGATCGACCCGTCGCCGTTGCCTAA
- a CDS encoding lactonase family protein translates to MTTSPNSDIHPRRRWISGATLGFAALQWTGPDSLLRAATSTTKNRVRVYVGTFSSPLKDVLPTQVDLPPGNGRGIHIFEMDTESGAFQEIGIAELGTSPSCLVLDKRESFLYSANETDRMGAENHGTVSAWKIDSQSGMLSLVNSVTSGGSGPTYVSLHPNGKFLFVANYFGGSIAVHPVLPDGSVGEAVAVKTDEGNIGPTRAKHAPKGSFAISGHDRTHAHMIETDITGKWVIHCDLGQDRIYIWQFDSTTGKLTAAPKPFIALPPGDGPRHFHFHPNGKWFYSIQEEGSTVVLFDFDASTGELTERQTISTLPNKFEGSNFCSEILVSQDGRFVYAGNRLHDSIAIFRISETGELTYLGEVWTQGNYPRSFTVDPSGNWLVCCNQRSDNLAIFRVDRTSGQLEFSGQFAAVGNPSVVRFSKPMSN, encoded by the coding sequence ATGACGACTTCTCCGAATTCCGATATCCACCCTCGCCGCCGCTGGATCTCAGGTGCAACACTTGGTTTCGCGGCCCTTCAATGGACCGGTCCCGACTCGCTCCTTCGTGCGGCAACTTCAACGACGAAGAATCGCGTTCGGGTTTATGTGGGTACATTTAGCTCACCCTTGAAAGACGTATTGCCGACGCAAGTCGATTTGCCACCCGGCAATGGCCGTGGCATCCATATTTTTGAAATGGACACAGAGTCGGGCGCATTCCAAGAGATCGGCATTGCAGAGTTGGGAACAAGCCCCAGCTGTTTGGTCCTCGACAAACGGGAGTCGTTTCTCTATTCGGCCAACGAAACCGATCGAATGGGAGCCGAAAACCACGGTACCGTATCGGCTTGGAAGATCGACTCTCAGTCGGGAATGCTATCGCTGGTCAATTCGGTAACTTCGGGAGGCTCGGGCCCCACCTATGTGAGTTTGCATCCGAATGGCAAGTTTCTCTTTGTAGCAAACTACTTCGGGGGTTCTATCGCAGTCCACCCGGTCTTGCCCGACGGTTCCGTAGGGGAAGCAGTCGCGGTCAAGACGGATGAAGGGAACATCGGTCCGACACGTGCCAAGCATGCACCGAAGGGAAGTTTTGCCATAAGCGGGCACGATCGAACGCATGCGCACATGATTGAAACCGATATCACTGGCAAATGGGTGATCCATTGCGATCTCGGGCAAGACCGCATCTACATTTGGCAATTCGACTCAACGACGGGTAAACTAACTGCTGCACCGAAGCCCTTTATCGCGTTGCCGCCCGGGGACGGTCCTCGGCACTTTCACTTCCACCCGAATGGAAAATGGTTCTATTCGATTCAGGAAGAGGGCTCAACCGTCGTCTTATTCGACTTCGACGCGAGTACCGGCGAACTGACCGAACGCCAAACGATTTCGACGTTGCCTAACAAATTCGAAGGGAGCAATTTTTGCTCGGAGATTTTGGTATCTCAGGATGGACGATTTGTCTATGCAGGAAACCGGTTGCATGACAGCATTGCCATCTTCCGGATCAGCGAAACAGGCGAGTTGACTTACTTGGGAGAGGTATGGACGCAGGGGAACTATCCACGCAGTTTCACGGTGGATCCAAGCGGCAATTGGTTGGTTTGTTGCAACCAACGGAGTGATAACCTTGCCATTTTCCGCGTCGATCGCACCAGTGGCCAGTTGGAGTTCAGCGGCCAATTCGCCGCTGTCGGAAACCCATCCGTCGTCCGATTTAGCAAACCGATGTCGAACTAA
- a CDS encoding transposase, with amino-acid sequence MPEPQKTPNVFNALDRDAPIDISSRNLPHWYQAGAATFVTFRTADSLPKQAIDRMVAELTEWLAARNLPLHIASACLHNQGVAYRNGLSQLDRKQQRLFQKVVSDWMHRSLDECYGDCLLRSPELSVIVADAIRYFNGVRYDLDSFVVMPNHVHVLVQFRKEFDLQVIGSSWMRYTARLINQKLGRRGIFWKPEPFDHLIRSPEHLAHFRSYIRENPRKANLPTRDFLYWNRAELG; translated from the coding sequence ATGCCCGAACCCCAAAAAACGCCTAATGTCTTTAACGCACTGGATCGCGACGCGCCCATTGATATATCGTCGCGAAATTTACCGCATTGGTATCAAGCGGGAGCGGCAACCTTCGTAACTTTTCGAACAGCCGACTCGCTTCCGAAGCAGGCCATTGATCGAATGGTTGCGGAACTGACAGAATGGCTAGCTGCTCGAAATCTTCCGCTCCATATCGCTAGCGCATGTCTTCACAACCAGGGCGTTGCATACCGCAACGGTCTAAGCCAACTTGACAGGAAGCAGCAACGTTTATTTCAAAAGGTTGTAAGCGACTGGATGCACCGTTCTCTGGACGAATGCTATGGCGATTGTTTGCTCCGATCTCCTGAGCTCTCAGTAATCGTCGCGGATGCAATTCGATATTTTAATGGAGTGCGATACGATTTGGATAGCTTTGTGGTCATGCCGAATCATGTTCATGTGCTCGTTCAGTTTCGTAAAGAATTTGATTTGCAAGTGATTGGTTCGAGTTGGATGCGTTACACCGCTAGATTGATCAATCAGAAACTTGGTCGAAGGGGGATCTTTTGGAAGCCAGAGCCGTTCGATCATTTGATTCGTAGTCCGGAGCATCTTGCGCACTTCCGGAGTTACATTCGAGAGAACCCTCGCAAAGCAAATCTTCCAACCCGAGACTTCTTGTATTGGAATAGGGCGGAGTTGGGGTAG
- a CDS encoding AraC family transcriptional regulator, whose amino-acid sequence MKKKPPAGNLQGREWLLQQAPGLAIAETLFGTLTDVLFCIKNRSRCYVIVNEAFARRAGGWRTEQLVGKSAKEVFPAILAAGYEQQDDEVLEKGITIRDRIELITQPDGGMGWFISQKTPVLDGEGKVIALAGISRDLAETKSDLGPVADIVNTIHRDFAQPLRIEELVARSGYSWSQLERKVRSIVGLSPRGLLTKTRVEQAATRLIHTDKPLAVIAVECGFYDQAAFSRQFSAATGISPSHYRNAFR is encoded by the coding sequence ATGAAAAAAAAGCCTCCTGCGGGGAATCTGCAAGGCCGCGAATGGCTGCTCCAGCAAGCGCCCGGTCTTGCTATTGCCGAGACGCTATTTGGAACCCTTACCGATGTCCTGTTCTGCATCAAAAACAGATCGCGTTGTTACGTCATCGTCAACGAGGCCTTTGCGAGGCGTGCTGGCGGCTGGAGGACTGAGCAACTGGTTGGGAAATCTGCCAAAGAGGTTTTCCCAGCGATCTTGGCGGCCGGATACGAGCAGCAAGACGATGAAGTCTTGGAAAAGGGGATCACCATTCGCGATCGCATCGAACTGATTACCCAGCCCGACGGTGGAATGGGATGGTTCATTTCACAGAAAACCCCGGTGTTGGACGGGGAAGGAAAAGTCATCGCACTGGCAGGTATCTCTCGGGATTTGGCGGAGACAAAAAGCGACTTGGGGCCCGTTGCGGATATCGTCAACACGATCCATCGCGACTTCGCCCAACCCCTGCGGATTGAAGAGCTCGTAGCTCGATCGGGCTATAGCTGGAGCCAACTCGAGCGCAAAGTGCGTAGCATCGTCGGTTTGTCCCCCCGTGGACTGCTAACCAAGACCCGAGTGGAGCAAGCGGCCACGCGGTTGATTCATACCGATAAGCCACTTGCGGTGATTGCCGTGGAATGTGGGTTCTACGATCAAGCCGCCTTTAGCCGGCAATTCTCCGCCGCCACCGGCATCAGTCCCAGCCACTATCGCAACGCCTTTCGATGA
- a CDS encoding amidohydrolase: protein MLRESIFTESIFTWGTALAVSCLSPLSACHQALAQSTERADIVILDAKVHTMNPVRPTASAVAIRDQRIVAVGDDDSMKAWMGGDTEVIRAEGRVILPGFNDSHVHFLQGGQQLSSVQLRDAATPSEFRARIESFSKGLEAGRWIVGGDWDHENWPEGNLPHRDWIDAFTLDRGVFISRLDGHMGLANSYALKLAGIDESTPDPAGGTIVREPETGRPTGVLKDAAMNLVTKHIPALSFEAKRSAAKAATEHAAALGVTSVQDMSGEEYVPVFQSLRKDGELKTRIYAVAPLPQWKRSAEQNLRAAIGDTWLRRGGLKGFADGSLGSTTALFFEPYLDEPRTKGLPSDEMFPDWAMLERVRGADAAGLQIMIHAIGDAANEKILSIYEQVSSAAGDRDRRFRIEHAQHLRLVDIPRFRTTKVIASMQPFHCADDGRWAWKRIGDERAKGTYAFRDLLDAGVVLAFGSDWNVAPLDPIAGIEAAVTRQTLDGKHPNGWVPEQKITVEEAVRAYTVGSAFAEFAESEKGMIKPGMLADVVMLSDDIFENGFDRWKTTQVRLTIVDGRIVFER from the coding sequence ATGCTTCGAGAGTCGATCTTTACAGAGTCGATCTTTACATGGGGTACTGCTCTGGCGGTCTCCTGCTTGTCGCCTCTTTCCGCGTGCCATCAAGCTCTCGCTCAGTCCACAGAACGCGCGGATATCGTCATATTGGATGCGAAAGTCCACACGATGAATCCGGTGCGTCCGACCGCATCGGCAGTTGCTATCCGCGACCAACGAATCGTCGCGGTAGGAGACGACGATTCCATGAAGGCTTGGATGGGTGGCGATACCGAAGTGATCCGCGCCGAAGGGAGGGTGATTCTCCCGGGCTTCAACGATAGCCATGTCCATTTTCTCCAAGGAGGTCAGCAGCTATCAAGCGTTCAACTGCGAGATGCGGCGACGCCCTCCGAGTTCCGCGCGAGAATTGAGAGTTTTTCGAAGGGATTAGAAGCGGGCCGCTGGATCGTGGGCGGGGATTGGGATCATGAGAACTGGCCAGAGGGCAATTTGCCCCATCGCGATTGGATCGATGCTTTTACGTTGGATCGAGGTGTTTTCATCTCCCGGTTGGATGGCCACATGGGTTTGGCCAACAGCTATGCGTTGAAATTGGCTGGCATAGATGAAAGCACCCCCGATCCTGCAGGTGGGACCATCGTGCGCGAGCCCGAGACGGGGCGACCGACTGGGGTGCTGAAAGATGCGGCTATGAATCTCGTTACAAAGCATATCCCAGCGCTTAGCTTTGAGGCCAAAAGGAGTGCTGCCAAAGCTGCGACGGAACACGCGGCTGCTCTCGGCGTGACCAGCGTTCAAGATATGTCGGGCGAGGAGTACGTCCCGGTATTCCAGTCTTTGCGGAAAGACGGGGAGTTGAAAACAAGGATTTATGCCGTAGCCCCACTTCCTCAATGGAAACGATCGGCGGAGCAAAATCTTCGTGCTGCGATCGGAGATACTTGGTTGAGGCGAGGGGGCCTTAAAGGGTTCGCCGACGGAAGTCTAGGTTCGACAACCGCCTTATTCTTTGAACCGTATTTGGATGAGCCCCGGACGAAAGGGCTACCTAGCGATGAGATGTTTCCCGACTGGGCGATGTTAGAGCGGGTAAGGGGTGCGGATGCCGCGGGCCTTCAAATTATGATCCATGCGATCGGCGATGCCGCGAACGAGAAGATCTTGTCGATCTATGAACAGGTTTCATCTGCGGCAGGGGATCGCGATCGCCGATTCCGTATTGAGCATGCACAGCATTTGCGTCTGGTTGATATTCCGCGGTTCCGAACGACCAAGGTCATCGCATCGATGCAGCCATTCCATTGTGCCGACGATGGACGGTGGGCCTGGAAACGAATCGGAGACGAGCGTGCCAAGGGGACTTATGCATTTCGGGATTTGCTCGATGCCGGGGTCGTTCTTGCGTTTGGCTCCGATTGGAACGTAGCGCCCCTCGATCCAATTGCAGGGATCGAAGCCGCCGTGACGCGACAGACGCTTGACGGGAAACATCCCAATGGATGGGTACCGGAACAAAAAATCACGGTAGAGGAAGCAGTAAGGGCTTACACAGTCGGTTCTGCGTTTGCCGAGTTCGCGGAAAGCGAGAAGGGAATGATCAAGCCGGGGATGTTAGCAGACGTGGTGATGTTGTCGGACGATATCTTTGAGAACGGATTCGACCGCTGGAAGACCACTCAAGTCCGATTGACGATCGTCGACGGTCGCATCGTCTTCGAACGCTAA
- a CDS encoding Gfo/Idh/MocA family protein gives MSSELVSCRWGILSAASIAKKNWRAIAQTTRSSVVAVASRRREAAEQFVRECSLHTPQRLSVDAMDSYEALLKRSDIDAVYIPLPTGLRKEWILRAAEHGKHILAEKPAAITTEDMEEVLDVCRKKGVQFMDGVMFMHSARLPQLRESLLCPDSIGTIRRIACQFSFNGGDEFAKSNIRTDSKLEPFGCLGDLGWYCIRFILWVHRFAMPTRVSGRTLSTLQGAGSEDRVPAEFSAELDFHDGSTASFYCSFLTENQQWAHVSGTKGYARLDDFVLPFFGSEVAYEVSQPSFNVQGCSFHMQQHTQRHAVREYDSGFAPAQEINMFETFQKIVESKQLDPTWGDICLKTQQVMNQLYQSANG, from the coding sequence ATGTCGTCGGAGCTTGTTTCGTGCCGCTGGGGCATTCTGTCAGCCGCATCGATCGCCAAAAAGAATTGGCGCGCGATCGCGCAAACGACTCGTAGCTCGGTAGTGGCGGTGGCCAGTCGACGTCGCGAGGCGGCTGAACAGTTTGTGCGGGAATGCAGTCTCCACACGCCTCAACGTTTGAGTGTCGATGCGATGGACTCCTACGAGGCGTTGCTCAAGCGAAGCGACATCGATGCCGTATATATCCCGCTCCCAACGGGGCTTCGCAAAGAATGGATTCTGCGCGCTGCCGAACACGGAAAGCACATTTTGGCGGAGAAGCCTGCAGCCATCACGACCGAGGATATGGAAGAGGTTCTCGACGTGTGCCGAAAGAAAGGAGTGCAATTCATGGATGGGGTCATGTTCATGCACTCAGCCCGTCTCCCCCAGCTTCGCGAGTCTCTCCTTTGTCCCGATTCGATAGGGACGATTCGCAGAATCGCCTGCCAATTCTCTTTCAATGGTGGAGACGAGTTCGCCAAGTCGAATATTCGCACCGATAGCAAACTCGAACCGTTTGGATGCTTAGGGGATTTGGGATGGTATTGCATCCGCTTTATTCTTTGGGTGCATCGCTTCGCCATGCCAACGCGGGTTTCAGGACGTACGCTCTCGACGCTTCAAGGCGCGGGGAGCGAGGATCGAGTTCCTGCCGAATTTTCCGCAGAACTCGATTTCCATGACGGCTCGACGGCCTCGTTCTACTGTTCGTTCCTTACCGAGAATCAGCAATGGGCTCACGTAAGCGGGACAAAGGGGTACGCACGATTAGACGATTTCGTATTGCCCTTCTTCGGTAGCGAGGTGGCGTATGAGGTAAGCCAGCCGTCTTTTAACGTCCAGGGTTGCTCGTTTCATATGCAGCAGCACACCCAGCGCCACGCAGTCCGAGAGTACGATTCCGGTTTTGCCCCGGCACAAGAAATCAACATGTTCGAAACGTTTCAAAAGATAGTGGAGTCGAAGCAGCTCGATCCCACTTGGGGTGACATCTGTTTGAAGACCCAACAGGTCATGAACCAGTTGTACCAATCGGCAAACGGGTAA
- a CDS encoding EamA family transporter, whose translation MSGTNPNNLHEKRPPALFIAGGLGIIYLVWGSTYLAIKVAVDTLPPFLMAGARFLVAGAVMAVILLAFGRLRATGRQWLWNAWVGLFMMVGGNGLVSWAEQTIPSGIATLIVAFNPLMMVTAEWVIWGRTKGKLGASPNRTVFAGLAMGCAGLAMLVAPSLQGTGSASYDLLRVGAIVLACLTWTIGSMMTRYGGNPTDPFTGAAIQMLCGGLWLIAFGALLGETKEVQWTQFSRESIFAWWYLVIAGSLVAFTTFVWLMKHASPTLISTYAYVNPVVAVFLGWLVLNERIDNWTIVSAAVIVLGVATITWGKRPRVVSSK comes from the coding sequence ATGAGTGGAACCAACCCAAACAACCTTCATGAGAAAAGACCTCCCGCACTCTTCATCGCCGGAGGGCTTGGCATTATCTATCTCGTCTGGGGTTCCACCTATTTGGCAATCAAAGTCGCGGTCGATACTCTGCCACCTTTCTTGATGGCAGGAGCAAGATTCCTTGTCGCGGGCGCAGTGATGGCTGTCATCCTTCTCGCGTTCGGCCGACTCCGCGCTACAGGTCGACAATGGCTGTGGAATGCTTGGGTTGGTCTTTTCATGATGGTGGGTGGAAACGGTTTGGTTTCGTGGGCGGAACAGACGATTCCCTCAGGCATCGCAACGTTGATCGTCGCGTTCAATCCCTTGATGATGGTCACTGCCGAATGGGTGATTTGGGGCCGAACGAAAGGGAAGCTCGGCGCCAGTCCGAACCGAACTGTTTTCGCAGGACTTGCCATGGGATGCGCAGGCCTAGCCATGTTAGTAGCCCCGAGTTTGCAAGGAACCGGTTCTGCCAGCTACGACCTGTTACGCGTCGGGGCGATCGTCCTAGCCTGTCTGACTTGGACAATAGGTTCCATGATGACTCGCTACGGAGGCAATCCGACGGATCCCTTTACAGGAGCTGCCATTCAAATGCTTTGCGGGGGATTGTGGCTCATCGCGTTTGGTGCATTGCTCGGAGAGACGAAGGAAGTGCAATGGACTCAATTTAGCCGCGAATCGATTTTCGCTTGGTGGTATCTGGTTATCGCCGGATCGCTCGTCGCATTCACCACCTTTGTATGGTTAATGAAGCACGCCTCACCAACACTGATATCAACCTACGCGTATGTAAACCCTGTCGTCGCTGTCTTCTTAGGCTGGCTCGTCCTGAACGAACGTATCGACAATTGGACGATCGTTTCGGCGGCGGTCATCGTCTTGGGAGTCGCGACAATCACGTGGGGGAAAAGGCCTCGAGTAGTAAGTAGTAAGTAG